The genomic interval atcctgacctgtacgtcttGGTTTGTgtttcccgacctgtacgtcccGATCCGTATATCCGGCCTCTGTACGTTCTAAGTCGTATATCCCGACCTGTGActcctgacctgtaatccttgatttgcatatcccgacctgcacgctttgGTCCCCGTGTtttgtgccgcaaggctataagtcctgacttgTGATCCTGGCCTGTAAtctttggtttgcatatcccgacctgtacgctttggtccctgtgttctgtgtcgcaaggctataagtcctgacctgtgattctggcctgtaatccttggtttgcatatcctgacctgtatgcTTTGGTCTCTGTgttctgtgccgcaaggctataagtcctgacctgtgatTCTGGCATGTAATCCTTGGTttacatatcccgacctgtatgttTTGGTCCTTGCGTTCTGTGCCGCAagactataagtcctgacctgtaatccttggtttgcatattccGATCTGTACGCGTTGGTCCATGTGTCCTGAACAGCAAGTCTAAAAATATTTctctgtaatccttggtttgcgtTGGTCCATTGAACGCCGTAGGCTGAACTTTTAACCTCCACGTAGACCGGACTCCTAACCATCATGTAGGCtcgacttctgaccgccacgtgaaCTTGACTTTTGGCTACCTCATGGGTTTAATTTCTGACCATCCCGAAGACTTGACTTCCGACCACATCCACTGTGTGATCCCACCATCATACACCATATCCTATCATACAAAAAATTCAGCCTCGGAACTTTTCGTCTAATTAGATGGCATATTCAAACAAAGTACACGGCCAAGGTAAACGTCGTTGCAAGGTGGACAAGAGGGCAAACGGAGTTCCTCCCATGCTTATTCTCGAGGAGCTAAACTTCATTCGTTATCGCTGTTTGGACATGAAGAGTTGCATGGATACTCACAATCGATCTTTCTCACGGCACTCCGATCATTGTACCAGTCCTCTACAGCTTTGGCAATCGTCTGCAGAGAGTTAAATTTGATCCCGTTATAGATGGATTGGCATATATATATGGTCTAATTAAGTTTCTTCTTGTCTGTAGTTTCAGAGCTCACATTGTTTTCATTCATGGGAGAATCAACATCTTCccacagtatatatatatatatatatatatatatatatatatatacatttcaAGGATATATATAAGGGGACAGGGACAAAAGAGACTCTTCTCGTGGATTTGTTATCCGCCATGAATCATAGGCTGAGTTAAGTATGAAAGGGGAGTGCTCATCGTAGGCACCACATGCTGTGGGAAGAAGCACCTACTTGGAGTTTGCATCCAATTGCAAGAAGACGGCAAATTCTTCGTCGACTCCTGAGAATTAACAAACAATATATGTGAGTATGTATCCTTTGATTGACTACTTCAGCATGGAATCACTCATTCTCAACATACATGAAGGTTGACAACATCAGTATAAAGGGACTTGACAGAGTCTCCTCCAGATATATCTTTCTTGTTGGAAGCAATTATGGTTTAATTTCCTTAGCATCATATTGATCAAACAAGATAACCATGATCGAACTTACGCGTCGATGAAGTAACCAGCATCAGAAAAGCATTTAACATTCGCGCTTGATGGTAAAAGACTGCGGAAGTCGTCACAGTGTAGAATGGAAGCCAGCCCCCCTGCTGAACAATCAGAAAGTAGTGCCTGCAAGCATACAAGCACCGGTGACTGCATTACGACAGGGAGACTGGCGATAGGGTCGCTGGTAAAAGTCACCACCGGCATTAGCGTTGCCGCTCACTATgccaagtttgaaaaatcacgaCAATGTAGCGATTTCCATCGGAGCAGGGCTCGTGCCACGGGGATATGCTGGCGATGACATTCCGTGGCCGACGATGGTGTCTCGGCCGGCCGACGATGTGTTGGTGGCTGGTACAAGTAGAGTAGGTGTCGACGATCTCGTCGGGCCTAAAGATGACTGAATTCCGGTGCCGAAAAAGACCGGCTACCACCTCAGAAGGTTGGCAGAAGGATGACATGACCAGCGACTGAGTTCGTTGCGGTTGCATGGCGTGCGGCGTGTAGCATGCGGCGTGCGCAACGTGTGACGAAGAAAACGGATGGAGAAAACGTGAACATGAAGAAATGAAGAAGTACAGTGTCCTTTGGAAAAGTTTGATatttataaatcaaataaaattaatgaaaaaatggataactttttttttccttttcttaagcATACACATCAATtactctaaattaaatttttactttaaattttacattaaaaAAACATTCGCATCAAGTACCCTATTCATTtcctaaatatatattttatgaatAGTAGTTCTTTACATTTAGGAATAGattccattccctaaacattaaaatattatttttctctcctctctctaataataaaaaatttctctctcctctatctcttttctccatctaataattaaaaatacgaagaaaagagaaaaaataataaaaaaaataaacatatagTAAATTATAGGGAAGATGATATATCATATAGTGTAAaatagatatctaaatttaataaagtaattttttcatcctaaattttagattttagatGAAGATATTGATGTGGATGGTCTAATGCATGGATAAATTTTGCTGTTTAGAAGAATTAATGCATATGAAAAAAATTCATGCACGGTTGAATTTTGCCAATACATGCTCACTGTAGCATTAATTTTGTGCATGCTTACCGTAGCATTAATTTTGTTTGCATAtggtaattaattaaaaattaagtttgattaattcactatttatgataaatagacAAGATCAATTTTAGTCCAATTAGACccgatttaaattaaattattagttgGTTTAATCGAACTAAGTTGATTCAAACCAGAATCAATTTGGGTCGATTAATTGGGCAtgaaccaaatatgatcaaatgactagATTTATTCTAttgggtcagatttgatcaattgattagatttgttctaattggtcagacttaaacaaatggacattggtttgatcaaatggacctgagtttgatcaataagtctgaaattggccGAAATGGACTTAGATTGTAAAATAATAGAACATAGGTACAGAAAATCCTTATCTAATTAGATCAGTTCTAATTGTGGATAATGAACCAAGCTTAGGATCTAGGTTCCTAATCAACTAATCCAATGAGTTAGTCGACTTAGACTCTTGAAAAtagagaagatttatttttcttgatttattatgttggtaccatgcctgtataaattgaattaagccggttttatactgacttatttaatttcaatttttcagatagcacggacgattaccacattggcTCATCGCGAAGTGCAacgaaatcagctcagggaggaaattcaggagaaagagtataactctacttatggagTTGACAGACACATTGGatgacttgatgatctattttggaaacttgagcgagaagagtttccagtcctggacagttataggatctgggcattgatgcgttcattgccagaaaatcctaggatgatagcagactatatttgggggcgtcatcaaggatACGTCACATAT from Zingiber officinale cultivar Zhangliang chromosome 6B, Zo_v1.1, whole genome shotgun sequence carries:
- the LOC121990376 gene encoding pectin acetylesterase 2-like, whose translation is MPVVTFTSDPIASLPVVMQSPVLVCLQALLSDCSAGGLASILHCDDFRSLLPSSANVKCFSDAGYFIDASRRRICRLLAIGCKLQVGASSHSMWCLR